From a single Nicotiana tomentosiformis chromosome 2, ASM39032v3, whole genome shotgun sequence genomic region:
- the LOC104088553 gene encoding GDSL esterase/lipase At1g29670-like produces MACYTTIITVFLVLNLVQGAPQVPCYFIFGDSLLDNGNNNDLNTAARANYLPYGVDFPDGPTGRFTNGRNMADFLGEHLGFDNYIPPYASATGDEILQGVNYASGSAGIRNDTGNHLGYRIYLGRQLENHKVTISRIADLLGNTTSAKNHLNKCLFIVGIGSNDYINNFLMPDIYPTSHLYTPSQYATVLIEQYSQQLKDLYEDGARKITLFGLPQIGCIPDELKKHSTLLCVDSTNEAVQLFNQNLKALVDDLNTNLPDAQFIYINMYSISSAIAITLLNYPCCQVSKIMPEGQCIPGKAPCLIRPTHLFFDNFHPTEIANSIATNRAYNALLSSDAYPMDIRHLVTGNKLYYDQ; encoded by the exons ATGGCATGTTATACAACAATAATCACGGTATTTTTGGTCCTGAACTTAGTTCAAGGTGCACCTCAAGTGCcttgttatttcatttttggggACTCGTTACTTGATAATGGCAACAACAATGACCTTAACACAGCAGCAAGAGCTAATTATCTACCTTATGGAGTTGACTTCCCCGACGGTCCAACTGGTCGATTCACCAATGGCCGCAATATGGCAGATTTCCTAG GGGAACACCTTGGTTTTGATAACTACATTCCACCTTATGCTAGTGCAACGGGTGATGAGATCTTGCAAGGTGTGAATTATGCATCTGGTTCAGCTGGAATTCGCAACGATACAGGAAATCACCTT GGCTATCGGATTTACTTGGGCAGGCAATTGGAGAATCATAAAGTCACAATATCCCGAATAGCTGATTTACTTGGGAATACAACCTCAGCCAAAAACCACTTGAATAAGTGCCTCTTCATTGTGGGAATAGGCAGCAATGACTACATCAACAATTTTCTAATGCCAGATATCTATCCAACAAGTCATTTGTACACACCAAGTCAATACGCAACAGTCTTGATAGAACAGTACTCCCAACAGCTAAAG GATTTGTATGAAGATGGAGCAAGGAAAATCACCCTATTTGGACTGCCCCAAATAGGTTGCATTCCAGATGAGTTGAAAAAACACAGCACACTTTTATGTGTTGATTCAACAAATGAGGCAGTTCAATTATTCAACCAAAACCTTAAAGCTCTTGTTGACGATCTTAATACCAATTTACCGGACGCACAATTCATATACATAAACATGTATAGCATTTCATCCGCAATTG cTATAACTCTTTTGAATTATCCATGCTGCCAAGTTTCGAAGATCATGCCTGAAGGGCAATGTATTCCAGGAAAAGCTCCATGCCTTATTAGGCCTACACATCTCTTTTTTGATAATTTCCATCCCACTGAAATTGCCAATTCGATCGCTACAAATAGAGCTTACAATGCTCTTCTATCCTCTGATGCTTATCCTATGGACATTCGTCACTTGGTCACGGGCAACAAATTGTATTATGATCAGTAA